One genomic segment of Helianthus annuus cultivar XRQ/B chromosome 14, HanXRQr2.0-SUNRISE, whole genome shotgun sequence includes these proteins:
- the LOC110905495 gene encoding uncharacterized protein LOC110905495, translating into MSSHTIHPAVTVNNIKNSIPLVLDQQTNHYNTWAELFKNHCKAYEVYDHLQPRKSDTDSSTSSDKQAAPTPPKPTYSESWERIDAIVLQWIYGTITQDLLHTIMKNDTTAYTAWTTLQNIFLDNQESRTIDLQNKFANTRLDQFPNMSAYCQAMKLMFDQLSSLGSTLTEKQLVMQILTGLNDQYENIALILQQTVHLPDFYNTRSRLCQVEERKTAQAKISAQAAGTALTATPDTSNRATTENRDRSRHENYDRNRGRGRGRRRRGRGSFGRGRFNNSGPHYHSWNSSWASPTTPWNQWAPVPPCPYPSAQSQQHSGPSPAQGILGPRHSRPKAQLHWQRPRQPGSLVQHRVFAYGYRTSPIQLGTT; encoded by the coding sequence ATGTCTTCTCACACCATACATCCAGCCGTCACTGTTAACAACATCAAGAACTCCATCCCCTTGGTTCTTGATCAACAAACAAACCACTACAACACCTGGGCTGAACTCTTCAAAAACCATTGCAAAGCGTATGAAGTTTATGATCACCTTCAACCACGAAAAAGCGACACCGACTCCTCCACCTCCTCCGACAAACAAGCCGCCCCCACACCACCGAAACCCACCTACTCCGAGTCATGGGAACGTATCGACGCCATTGTTTTACAATGGATATACGGTACCATAACTCAGGACCTCTTACACACCATTATGAAAAACGACACCACCGCTTATACCGCATGGACTACCCTTCAAAACATCTTCCTTGACAACCAAGAATCCCGCACCATCGACCTCCAAAACAAATTCGCCAACACCCGCCTTGACCAATTTCCCAACATGTCAGCCTATTGCCAAGCCATGAAACTCATGTTCGACCAACTATCCAGTCTTGGCTCTACCCTCACCGAAAAGCAACTTGTCATGCAAATCCTGACCGGCCTAAACGATCAATACGAAAATATCGCCCTCATCCTACAACAAACCGTCCACTTACCTGATTTTTACAACACCCGTTCTCGCCTTTGCCAAGTTGAGGAACGTAAAACGGCTCAAGCCAAGATATCGGCACAGGCTGCGGGTACCGCATTAACCGCCACACCTGACACCTCCAACCGCGCCACCACCGAAAACCGTGATCGATCCCGCCATGAAAACTATGACCGCAACCGGGGACGCGGCCGTGGACGGAGGCGCCGTGGACGCGGCTCCTTTGGCCGAGGACGGTTCAACAACAGCGGCCCCCACTACCACTCCTGGAACTCATCGTGGGCCAGCCCAACTACTCCTTGGAATCAATGGGCTCCTGTGCCACCTTGTCCATACCCCTCGGCCCAATCTCAGCAACACAGTGGACCAAGTCCAGCCCAAGGCATTCTCGGCCCAAGGcattctcggcccaaggcccaactCCACTGGCAGCGGCCCAGGCAACCCGGCTCACTCGTACAGCACCGGGTATTCGCCTACGGATATCGCACAAGCCCTATACAACTTGGCACTACATAA
- the LOC110905497 gene encoding folylpolyglutamate synthase-like gives MDELAAAALCYDYDEGPKLKAKEKVQTKCFTFPYPGRAYDEAMDALSSTITKKSRSRKPVSDHRFERVFDYVKILDLEK, from the exons ATGGATGAACTAGCAGCTGCAGCATTATGTTACGATTATGATGAGGGCCCTAAACTG AAAGCTAAGGAGAAGGTGCAAACGAAATGCTTTACTTTTCCTTATCCCGGAAGAG CTTATGATGAAGCCATGGATGCTTTGTCTTCTACCATCACCAAAAAGAGTCGTTCTCGTAAACCAGTCTCTGACCATAGATTTGAGCGGGTGTTTGACTATGTTAAG ATTTTGGATTTGGAGAAGTAG